In the genome of Xenopus laevis strain J_2021 chromosome 1S, Xenopus_laevis_v10.1, whole genome shotgun sequence, one region contains:
- the spin1.S gene encoding spindlin-Z translates to MKTPFGKAAAQRSRADAAHAGVSANMMKKRTSHKKHKNSMGPSKPISQPRRNIVGCRIQHGWKEGSGPITQWKGTVLDQVPVNPSLYLIKYDGFDCVYGLELHKDERVSALEVLPDRVASSRISDAHLADTMIGKAVEHMFETEDGSKDEWRGMVLARAPIMSTWFYITYEKDPVLYMYQLLDDYKEGDLRIMPDSNDSPPAEREPGEVVDSLVGKQVEYAKEDGSKRTGMVIHQVEAKPSVYFIKFDDDFHIYVYDLVKTS, encoded by the exons ATGAAGACCCCATTTGGAAAGGCAGCAGCTCAGAGATCCAGAGCTGATGCAG CTCATGCAGGAGTTTCAGCAAATATGATGAAAAAGAGAACCTCCCACAA aaaacacaaaaatagTATGGGACCGAGTAAGCCAATTTCCCAACCCAGACGAAATATTGTAGGGTGTAGAATACAGCATGGTTGGAAGGAGGGCAGTGGCCCAATAACTCAGTGGAAAGGAACTGTTTTGGATCAAGTTCCAGTTAATCCTTCCTTATATCTTATAAAATATGATGGATTTGACTGTGTATATGGACTTGAACTTCACAAGGATGAAAGAGTGTCTGCTCTTGAGGTTCTTCCAGACAGAGTTG CATCATCTCGAATTAGCGATGCTCACCTGGCAGATACAATGATTGGTAAAGCAGTGGAACATATGTTTGAAACAGAGGATGGTTCCAAGGACGAGTGGCGAGGGATGGTCTTGGCAAGAGCGCCCATTATGAGTACATGGTTTTACATAACTTATGAGAAAGATCCTGTCTTATACATGTACCAACTACTTGATGACTATAAGGAAGGAGACCTTCGCATCATGCCCGACTCTA ATGATTCCCCTCCAGCTGAAAGGGAGCCAGGAGAAGTTGTGGACAGCCTTGTAGGGAAGCAAGTGGAATATGCCAAAGAAGATGGCTCCAAAAGGACTGGCATGGTTATTCATCAAGTTGAAGCCAAGCCATCAGTTTATTTCATAAAGTTTGATGACGATTTTCATATTTATGTCTATGACTTGGTGAAGACATCCTAG